The segment CGGCGAGGGCGGGTCCGATCAGCGGCGCGATCACCATCGAGCCGACGACCACGGCCGGCGAGTCGAGCAGCAGTCCGGCGGTTGCGACGATCGCGCTGATCAGCGTCATCGTCACGTAAACGGGGAACGTCGGCGTCATCTCCTCGGCCTCGGTGTGGAGCTCCTGGCGGGAGATGCGCTCCTCGTCGGTGTCGTCGGTCGAGTACTCCTCCTCGAGGTCGTCGAACTGCCGAGAGACGACCGTCTGGGCGTCGACGACGACGGTGTAGGACTGGTCCTCGAGTCCGATCTCCTCGAGGTAATCGAGCACGGGTTCGACGGCGTTGTCGGGCAGCGGGAAGTAGACGACGGCGGTGTACTTCCGGCCGCTGGTCTCGTCGGTCACGACGTAGTCGATGCCCTTCTCGTCGAGTGCGTCGAGGACCGTTTCGCGCATGCCCGCGGGGATCGTGACTTGGACCAGACGCACACGCCGACTAACGGGGGTACCCGCAAATAACCCTCGGAACGGCCGTGGCCGGTCGGTTCCTCGCGACCGTCGATCCTCGGATCCTCTCGACCCGTTCGCCGAGTTCGGATCCGTCGCCACAGCAGGCAGTATAAATCCCTCGGCGGGCTACCACGACCATGTTCGAGGGACGTCCCGATCGGGACGCGGAGATCGCCTTCGTCGGCCGGTCGAACGTCGGGAAGTCGACGCTGATGCGCGAGTTCACCGGCCACCGCTTCGACACGGGCGGGAAGCCGGGCGTGACCCGCTCGCCGAACCACTACGACTGGGCGGGCGAGGACTTCACGTTCACCGACCTGCCCGGCTTCGGGTTCATGGAGGGCGTCGAGGAGGAGGTCCGCGAGCGGATCAAGACCGACGTCGTCCGCTACATCGAGGAACACGCCGAAGAGATCCTCGTGGGCGTGCTCGTCGTCGACGGCAAGGCCGCCGTCGATATCATTGACCGCCACGAGGAGCGGGGCAACGTCCCCCACGACGTCGAGATGTTCCACTTCCTGCGCGAGGTCGGCATCCCGACGGTCGTGGCGGTGAACAAGATGGACAAGGTCGACGATTCCGACGAACGTCTCGACGCCCTCTGTGAACGCCTCGGGCTCTCGCCGCCCTGGCAACAGTGGCAGGACACGATCGCGCCGATCTCGGCCAAACGGGGACGGATCGACCCGCTCCGAGAGGCGCTTCGGACCCACCTCCACGAGCAGGGTCGCGACGACCTACTCGGGTTCGTGGTCTGAGCGTTCTTCGATATCGCTTGCGAAAGCAGGCCCAACCGATTTGCCCGACTCGACCGATCCCCCGTACGACAGCCCGTCGCCGGCCACGACGTGAGTCGGCCGAGCGGCGGGCCGACCAACCGAGGTCGTTCTACCATGGCTACGGAAACCTACACGCTCCGAATCGAGGAAGCGGACGGTGCCGAGGGAATCAGCGTCGATCTCTACAACGCGGACGGCACGATCGACGAGTCGACCTGGATCGACTACGACGACCACGGGCTGGCGGTCTCCCGCGAGGGCGACGCGCCGCCCGCCGCCGAACGCGAGGTGACCACCGACGCGATGCGACTCGATCTGCAGATCGAACGCGTCGACGCCGCCTTCGAGGTTCGTCTGCTCGGCGATACTGGAACGCTCGAGACCCAGCGGATCGAGGACCAGGAGTGGGGCCTCGAACGGGCCGGCGCGTAGTCGGATCGCGGCAGCGGTATCCGACGCCCCGACCGGGACGTTCCGCGCCGTTCACGAACGCGGCTCGAGTCGCCGAGCCTCGTCCCGTGGCGGGACCGTCGCTCCCGACACCCGTTCGGTCAGACGACCCGGTTTCGGAGCTCCTCGCCCGCGGCGATCCGGGAGACGTTCCCCTCGACGAGCGCGGCGATGTCGCGGTAGTAGTCGCGGGTGTAGGCCGCGGCGTGGGGCGTGACGATCACCTCCTCGAACTCCCACAGCGGCGAGTCCTCGGGGAGGGGTTCGTCCTCGAAGACGTCGAGCGCCGCGCCCCGGATCTCCTCCGTCTCGATGGCGTCGATCAGCGCGCGTTCGTCGACGATGGGGCCGCGCGCGACGTTGATCAGGTAGGCGTCCTCGCGCATCGCCTCGAACTCATCGCGTCCGATCAGTCCCTCCGTCTCGTCGGTCAGCGGCGTCGCCACCGCGACGAACCGGGCGTCGCCGATCGCCTCGTGGAGTTCATCGCTCGGAGCGACCCGCTCGACGCCTTCGACCGGCTCGCCGCTCCGCCGGACGCCGGTGACGCTCACATCGAGCGCGCCGGCACGCTCCGCGATCCCCCTCCCTAACGTCCCGAGGCCGACCACGCACAGCGACTCGCCGTCGAGGGTGAACGGAACGTCCCACGCCGGCCGCTTCCACCGTTTCTCGGTCCCCTGTCGGACGTACTGGTGGAGCCGGCGCGCGAGCATCAGCATGTAGCCGACGGCGGTCTCGCCGACGCTCTCGCCGTGGATGCCGGTGCTGTTCGTCAGACGAGTACCGGCGGCCTCGAACTCCTCGAGGGGGAAGCGGTCGTAGCCGGCCTGGATCGAGTGGACCCACTCGAGGCCGACGAACGCCTCGCGGTGGGCGAACGTGACGACCGCGTCGCAGGCGGTGATCGCCTCGGGGTCGTCGCCCACCACGACGACCTCCGGTGCCTCGGTCTCCAACGCTTCACGTAGCCGTTCCGGCGGGAACACCGCCGCCACCGAGTCGTGAATCCCCAATCGCGAGAGCTCCATGGTGGAGCCATCGCCAAGCGAGCGATTCAATCTTGCGCTGACCTCGCCGGCCGCCGCCGAGGCATCGACCGCCGTCGCTCGGCGGTGTACCGACCCGCTCGACTTCGGTCCTCCGGAAGCGCCTCCTCGGCCCCTCGAACGAGAGGACCGACGCGACGTACGCCGTCATGACGTTCGATACCCGAACGAGCCGGTTTCGGTCCGTCACGAAGCCGTCGCTGGTCGAGTCGGAGAGGTGTGGCTCGGTGTAACCGCTTCATCACAAGGGGCTCAGCGGGGGTAACTGCTCGTCATGGCCACTAACGACCGGTAGGCGGGTCGGCCGCAAAAAGGTCACGTTGCGGTGCCGGTCGGAAACGCTTCGTCTCGGCTTACCGTCCGAGCGCCCGACGGAGGAACGCCACTGCGGCGCCGAGCATGGCGACGTTCTTGATGAAGTGGTTCTGTTCGTTCTGTCTCTCCGGGCCGTCCGCCTCCCAGAAGTCGTGCATCGACGGGGTGATCGCGGCGAGGAACGTCGCGACGGCGCCCGACGCCAGCGCCGGCATCCGCCAGAGGACGATACCGATACTGCCGAAGGCGAGCATCCCGCTCGAGAACGGTACCAGCCGGTCGGCGTACGGAACGCCCTTCGACTCGGCGTAGCCGATCTGTGCGTCCACGTTCCTGAAGGCGTTGATCGCCGAGAACCCGAGCATTCCACCGAACAGGAGCCGTCCGACCAGCGACGGCGGGTCGCGTCGGGTCGCGGCCTCGTTCTCTCGTGACTCGTTCATGCAGTCGTTCAGTCGTTCGGGAGGCAGATAGACCGTTCGCTTGCCCTCGTATCGTCCTCTTTCGCAGCCTCAGTACTCGGGGGGACCGCGCTCGCGCCAGCACGCCAGCCGCTCGTGTTCGGCGGCACGCTCGGCGACCGCCTCACGATCGAGCACTCCCTCCTCGGTGATCACGCCAGCGACGAGGTCGGCGGGCGTCCGGTCGAACAGCGGGCAGTCGACGGAGACCGAGGCGTCGCCCCCGTAGATCGCCTCCCTCTCGATCCGTTCGAGCGTCGATCCCTCCGCCGTCGGCGCGACCTTGTCGGCGGCCGCGACGGCGTACATCGGGACCCCCTCGTGGGCGGCCGCGGCCGCCGTCGTTCGGGTGCCGACCTTGTTGATCACGCTCCCGTCGGCGAGCACCGTGTCCGCACCGACCAGGACGCAGTCGACGCCCTCGACGACGTGTGCCGCCGCCGCGTCGAGCGTGAGCGTGGCGTCGATCCCCGCCCGCACGAGCCGCTCCGCGACGCCGACGCCCTCGCGTGCGGGTCGCGACTCGAGGACGACGACCCGCCCGGGAGCGGCCTCGAGCAGCGCGTCCTCGACCGTCCCCGAACGCGAGAGCGTCAGGACGCCGTCGCTCCCCTCGACCACGTCGGTCGCCCGTTCGGCGGCCCGGTCGTCGGCACGGACGGCGCGCTCGATTCCCTTCCTGGCGCTTCGCTCGATCGCGTCCGCCGTTCGCCCGTCGACCTCGGTCATCGTTCGATCGACCCGGTTTCCGAGCGCGGCCATGCCGGGCCGGGCATCGAGCAGGTCGCGTGCCAGCACCGCGAGTTCCTCCCATCCCTCCGCGCCGTCCCCGTCGTCCGCCAGCGCACTGGCCCGATCGCGGAGCACCTCGAGTGCTCGGATGGAGACGTACGCCGAGCCGTGGAGCGCGTCCTCGCGAACGCTCTCGACCGTCGGCGCGATCGCCTCGTACGCCTTCCAGAGCGACGGCACCGTCTCCCGGCGACGGATCTCGGTCGGATGCACCCACTCGACGTGCTCGAACTCCCGGTTCGACGTCGCCTCGCCCGGCCCGCAGTCGAAGAGGTACGGATGGACGACCCACGTTCGCTCGCCGTCGACGACCTCGAGGGGGTCGCCCGCGCGGACGAACGAGACCGCTTCGAGCAGCCTTACCTCCTCGTCGATCTCGCGACGAGCGGCGGCGTCCGGATCCCCCTCGGCGTATCCCGAAACCGCGCCCCACTGTCCTCGATACGTACCGACGGCCTCGCTCCGCCGTCCGAGGAGTACCCGTCCCTCACGCCGGAGGAAGCAGGTGACGACGTCCGCGCTCATCGACCGTACTCCGAGCCGGATCGGCTTCAACCTCCGGCTGCTCCTTTCTCGATTTAATTGGTAAGAAATTATATGTATACGGGAGTACGTATCATCTGATGGATATGAAATCGCCACAGAACCGCCGTCGATTCCTCGCCGCGCTGGGAGTCGGCACTGCGACGCTCGCGGGCTGCATGGACGTGATCGGCTCCACCGATCCAGACGCGGACGACGAGGACGAGGGGACGAACGGCAACGAGACCGGCGGCGAGGACGAGAACAAGAGCGGGAGCGGGAACCGCGAGATCGTCGCACCCGCCATCGAGGCGGGCGATCTGGTCGACGACTTCGAGGCGATCGAGTGGAACCCGATGCACGACCACACGACCGTCTCGAGCGACGAGGAAGCGCTCGTCGGCGAGAGCTCGATGCTGGTCGAGTCCGAGAACGAGGACGCCGCCGGCGCGTTCCGAGTGTTCTCGGAGGGACAGGACTTCTCGGGGAAGGACCTCTCCTTCGCCGTTCGGGTCGAGTCGCCCCTGCCGGCACGGGTGGTCCTCGACGTCCGCGCACCTGGGGCGAGCGACCGGCTCGTGAGCGCCCGGTCGATTCCGGGGGAGTTCGACGGTTGGCTTCGGGTCGAGGGCGGCTACACCGGGAAGCGCGGCGAACCCAACCTTGGGAACGTCCAGGAGATACGGATCCACGTCGAGCCGCGCGGCGACGCCGAGGGGCCGATCCGCTTCCGGATCGACGACCTCCGGGTGACGGAACGGTCGGACCAGGGTAAGGTGATCCTCACGTTCGACGACGCCGTCGAGAGCCAGTACACCACCGCGCGGCCGATGCTCGAGGAGCGCGGCTGGCCGGGCGTCGCCGCGATCATCCCGGGCTCGCTGAACCAGCCCGGTCGGCTCAACATCGACCAGTGTCGCCAGCTCCGCGACGCCGGCTGGGACGTCTCGGCACACCCCCACACGGCGCTGCCCGAGATGGACCCCGACGAGCGCGTCGATTACCTCCAGAACGCCCACGACTACATCGCGAACCGCATCTCCGAGGACGGCGCGCGCCACTACTTCGCGCCCTACAACCGGATGGACGCCGACTCCATCGCTGACGTCCGCGAGGTGTTCGAGACGTCGTTCATCTTCGGCGGCCAGCCCAACGTCGCCCCGCCGCTCGACGGCCACATGCTCCCCCGGGTCAATGGCCACGACGCCGGCTCGATCGCTTCGATGCTCGATCTCGCCGCCGAATACGGTCAGGTCCTCACGCTGATGGTCCACGGCGTCGGCGATACCGAGAGCGAGGACAGCCGTAACGACGTGACCGAGGAGGACTTCGAGGCCGTCCTCGACGCCATCGAGTCCCGCGATCTGGAGGTCACTACCGTCTCCGGCCTGATCGACGACTGACCGCTTCGCTTCGGCCCTCCCCGTCTTCTCCGGTGTCGGCGGCCTTTTGATCCGCCGACCCCGACCCCCGCTATGGAACTCATCGCAGTCCCCGGGATTCCCGAGATCGACCCCGGCGACGACCTCGCCGACCTCGTCGCCGACCGGATCGATCTCGACCCGGGAGCGCAG is part of the Halalkalicoccus sp. CG83 genome and harbors:
- the engB gene encoding GTP-binding protein EngB, with translation MFEGRPDRDAEIAFVGRSNVGKSTLMREFTGHRFDTGGKPGVTRSPNHYDWAGEDFTFTDLPGFGFMEGVEEEVRERIKTDVVRYIEEHAEEILVGVLVVDGKAAVDIIDRHEERGNVPHDVEMFHFLREVGIPTVVAVNKMDKVDDSDERLDALCERLGLSPPWQQWQDTIAPISAKRGRIDPLREALRTHLHEQGRDDLLGFVV
- the ddh gene encoding D-2-hydroxyacid dehydrogenase → MELSRLGIHDSVAAVFPPERLREALETEAPEVVVVGDDPEAITACDAVVTFAHREAFVGLEWVHSIQAGYDRFPLEEFEAAGTRLTNSTGIHGESVGETAVGYMLMLARRLHQYVRQGTEKRWKRPAWDVPFTLDGESLCVVGLGTLGRGIAERAGALDVSVTGVRRSGEPVEGVERVAPSDELHEAIGDARFVAVATPLTDETEGLIGRDEFEAMREDAYLINVARGPIVDERALIDAIETEEIRGAALDVFEDEPLPEDSPLWEFEEVIVTPHAAAYTRDYYRDIAALVEGNVSRIAAGEELRNRVV
- a CDS encoding DoxX family protein — encoded protein: MNESRENEAATRRDPPSLVGRLLFGGMLGFSAINAFRNVDAQIGYAESKGVPYADRLVPFSSGMLAFGSIGIVLWRMPALASGAVATFLAAITPSMHDFWEADGPERQNEQNHFIKNVAMLGAAVAFLRRALGR
- a CDS encoding NUDIX domain-containing protein, whose product is MSADVVTCFLRREGRVLLGRRSEAVGTYRGQWGAVSGYAEGDPDAAARREIDEEVRLLEAVSFVRAGDPLEVVDGERTWVVHPYLFDCGPGEATSNREFEHVEWVHPTEIRRRETVPSLWKAYEAIAPTVESVREDALHGSAYVSIRALEVLRDRASALADDGDGAEGWEELAVLARDLLDARPGMAALGNRVDRTMTEVDGRTADAIERSARKGIERAVRADDRAAERATDVVEGSDGVLTLSRSGTVEDALLEAAPGRVVVLESRPAREGVGVAERLVRAGIDATLTLDAAAAHVVEGVDCVLVGADTVLADGSVINKVGTRTTAAAAAHEGVPMYAVAAADKVAPTAEGSTLERIEREAIYGGDASVSVDCPLFDRTPADLVAGVITEEGVLDREAVAERAAEHERLACWRERGPPEY
- a CDS encoding polysaccharide deacetylase family protein codes for the protein MKSPQNRRRFLAALGVGTATLAGCMDVIGSTDPDADDEDEGTNGNETGGEDENKSGSGNREIVAPAIEAGDLVDDFEAIEWNPMHDHTTVSSDEEALVGESSMLVESENEDAAGAFRVFSEGQDFSGKDLSFAVRVESPLPARVVLDVRAPGASDRLVSARSIPGEFDGWLRVEGGYTGKRGEPNLGNVQEIRIHVEPRGDAEGPIRFRIDDLRVTERSDQGKVILTFDDAVESQYTTARPMLEERGWPGVAAIIPGSLNQPGRLNIDQCRQLRDAGWDVSAHPHTALPEMDPDERVDYLQNAHDYIANRISEDGARHYFAPYNRMDADSIADVREVFETSFIFGGQPNVAPPLDGHMLPRVNGHDAGSIASMLDLAAEYGQVLTLMVHGVGDTESEDSRNDVTEEDFEAVLDAIESRDLEVTTVSGLIDD